The proteins below are encoded in one region of Desulfobacterales bacterium:
- a CDS encoding chemotaxis protein CheW, which produces MKETQTPIRQFCTFRINGRLYGIDIQDVKEVCPEGGFTPIFHAPQAVKGYMNIRGWIYLLLDLRRILRIQEKAAEGAGRVILFKPGVGENFGILVDAIADIETVDQAQIENRRKQDRELPEGAERRGIDIALGICKMEKELLVILNSRNLLGIVASPKTRLD; this is translated from the coding sequence ATGAAAGAAACGCAGACCCCGATCCGCCAGTTCTGCACCTTCCGGATAAACGGGCGGCTCTATGGCATTGATATCCAGGATGTTAAGGAGGTCTGCCCCGAGGGCGGTTTTACGCCGATATTTCATGCACCCCAGGCGGTCAAGGGGTATATGAACATTCGGGGATGGATCTATCTGTTGCTGGATTTGCGGCGGATTTTGAGGATCCAGGAGAAAGCGGCGGAAGGGGCCGGCCGGGTCATTCTGTTTAAGCCGGGAGTGGGCGAAAATTTCGGTATCCTGGTGGATGCCATTGCCGACATCGAGACGGTTGATCAGGCGCAAATTGAAAACCGCCGCAAGCAGGACCGGGAGCTTCCGGAGGGTGCGGAGCGTCGCGGCATCGATATCGCCCTGGGGATCTGCAAAATGGAAAAGGAACTGCTGGTTATATTAAACTCAAGGAACCTGTTGGGCATCGTCGCCAGCCCTAAAACCCGCTTGGATTAG
- a CDS encoding chemotaxis protein CheA — MNDVKEQFDDLLLNDPELVANFIAESKEHLESIEDDFLNLEKHKDHPDQELLNKVFRAIHSVKGAAGFLSLDNMTRLAHVMETLLADMRSGKILAESQYVDALLAGVDLLALMLDDVTRHQDVDITAVHDRLTGLLEGRATAPDRSVPQPPAGAAAKNIRLPEKAAADRGDTVRIPVDTLDKLMLQAGELVLVRNQHLLAADESDPVSRSIAHRLDLVTAELQETIIRTRMQPIGKIIGKFPRIVRELGKRLGKQILIDISGSEAELDKTILESLTDPLTHIIRNCCGHGIESPAERVRAGKPETGLIKLNAFHEAGRFIIEIRDDGRGIDLALIRKKVTQKGLKTAAELEQMSDKEVLHLVFLPGFSTADEASQVSGRGVGMDVVKNAVEKLGGAFEIVSALGEGTAVHLRLPLTLAIMPALIVSQNGNLFAIPQNSLVELVCLYDEDMRTKIEYADGLEICRLRGRLLPMVRLSEVLARPMRFSRETGVEIAGKYQQQETIPSEPADKTGPEKGAELKESLNFVVLRADNSRYGLIVDGILGTEEIVVKPMHRAVKSLDIYAGATIMGNGKVALILDVEGIARHAEPMLDIAVTAEAGDKDSAGQDLQSVLLFRSGPKEQFAMPVPLIRRIEKISMSAIERIGDREYITVDEKSTRVLRLDHALKVTPVAEHESMHLILPRLFSRPVGILISDLIDIEETAAELNTESYPEDGLLGTAIIRNTMTLFVDINRLVEIVEPEWSKGVLS, encoded by the coding sequence GTGAATGATGTCAAAGAACAATTTGACGACCTGCTGCTGAATGATCCGGAGTTGGTGGCGAATTTCATCGCTGAGTCCAAGGAGCATCTGGAATCGATAGAAGATGATTTTTTAAACCTCGAGAAGCACAAGGACCATCCGGACCAGGAACTTTTGAATAAGGTCTTCCGGGCGATTCATTCGGTCAAGGGGGCGGCCGGCTTCCTAAGCCTCGACAATATGACCCGCCTGGCGCATGTCATGGAAACTCTGCTGGCCGATATGCGGTCAGGCAAGATCCTGGCGGAGTCGCAATATGTTGACGCGCTTTTGGCGGGAGTCGATCTGCTGGCGTTGATGCTGGATGATGTTACCCGTCATCAGGATGTGGATATTACTGCGGTCCATGACCGTCTGACCGGACTTCTTGAGGGGCGGGCGACCGCGCCGGACCGTTCTGTTCCCCAGCCGCCTGCCGGCGCTGCAGCCAAAAATATTCGTTTGCCGGAGAAGGCCGCTGCAGACCGCGGCGACACGGTCCGCATCCCTGTCGATACACTGGACAAGCTCATGCTGCAGGCAGGGGAACTGGTCCTGGTGCGCAACCAGCACCTCCTGGCCGCAGATGAATCCGACCCCGTATCGCGTTCCATCGCCCATCGGCTGGATCTGGTTACGGCCGAACTGCAGGAAACCATTATCCGCACGCGGATGCAGCCTATCGGCAAAATTATCGGCAAGTTTCCCCGAATTGTGCGCGAGCTTGGGAAGCGTCTCGGCAAACAGATCCTGATTGACATCAGCGGCAGTGAAGCCGAATTGGATAAAACGATTCTGGAATCTCTGACAGACCCCTTGACCCATATTATTCGAAATTGCTGCGGTCATGGAATTGAATCCCCGGCGGAGCGGGTCCGGGCCGGCAAGCCGGAAACCGGTCTGATAAAGCTAAACGCCTTTCATGAAGCCGGACGGTTCATCATTGAAATCCGGGACGACGGCAGGGGGATCGACCTGGCTCTGATCCGAAAAAAAGTAACGCAAAAAGGTCTGAAAACCGCGGCTGAATTAGAGCAAATGAGCGACAAGGAGGTTCTGCACCTGGTCTTTCTGCCCGGGTTCAGCACGGCGGATGAGGCCAGCCAGGTTTCCGGACGGGGCGTCGGAATGGACGTTGTCAAGAACGCTGTTGAAAAACTGGGCGGTGCATTTGAGATTGTTTCTGCGCTGGGTGAGGGGACCGCAGTTCATCTCAGACTGCCGCTGACCCTGGCCATCATGCCCGCGCTCATTGTTTCCCAAAACGGCAACCTGTTTGCCATACCCCAGAACAGCCTGGTGGAACTGGTTTGCCTGTACGATGAAGACATGCGGACTAAGATCGAATATGCCGACGGTCTGGAAATTTGCCGCTTGCGGGGGCGGCTCCTGCCCATGGTAAGACTGTCCGAAGTGCTGGCAAGACCGATGCGGTTCAGCCGAGAGACCGGCGTTGAGATCGCCGGAAAGTACCAGCAGCAGGAAACGATTCCTTCGGAACCGGCTGATAAGACCGGGCCTGAGAAAGGCGCCGAATTAAAAGAGTCCCTGAACTTCGTCGTTCTCAGGGCGGATAACAGCCGTTATGGATTGATTGTCGACGGCATCCTGGGAACCGAAGAGATCGTGGTCAAACCCATGCACCGGGCCGTGAAATCCCTGGACATTTATGCGGGAGCCACCATTATGGGCAACGGCAAGGTCGCCCTGATACTGGATGTTGAGGGGATTGCCAGACACGCAGAACCCATGCTGGATATTGCCGTGACGGCTGAAGCCGGTGACAAGGATTCGGCTGGCCAGGATTTGCAAAGCGTGCTCCTGTTCAGATCCGGTCCGAAAGAGCAGTTTGCCATGCCCGTTCCGCTGATACGCCGTATTGAAAAAATTAGCATGTCCGCCATTGAGCGGATCGGGGACAGGGAATATATCACGGTTGACGAAAAATCGACACGGGTGCTGCGCCTGGATCATGCCCTGAAAGTGACCCCCGTTGCGGAACATGAAAGCATGCATCTGATCCTCCCCAGGCTTTTCAGCCGGCCGGTGGGTATTCTAATATCGGACCTGATTGATATTGAAGAAACGGCCGCTGAACTCAATACTGAAAGTTATCCGGAAGACGGTTTGCTGGGCACGGCCATTATTCGCAATACCATGACATTGTTTGTGGATATTAACCGTCTGGTGGAAATCGTCGAACCGGAGTGGTCTAAAGGAGTCCTTTCGTAA
- a CDS encoding response regulator, with product MDNVLIVDDSEMLMNYLEESFTKYRDKFAYFLAKDGLEAIEILKNETIALLVTDLQMPRIDGLGLLAYTNKYHSNIPCIVMSAHGTPSIKQTLHKDILQFIEKPFTAEALAKAIMAALKRGLPEGSLSGISIMNFLQMIEMEQKTCLFEVETSGNPKGFFYFKGGELHHAVCGDLKGVEAAIKMIQIENTTINFRKPPGRKIPRGIHMKLTALILEAARRKDEG from the coding sequence ATGGACAACGTCCTGATCGTTGACGACAGCGAAATGCTGATGAATTATCTGGAAGAGTCTTTTACCAAGTACCGGGACAAGTTTGCTTATTTTTTGGCCAAGGATGGTTTGGAAGCCATCGAAATTTTAAAAAACGAAACGATTGCCCTGCTGGTAACCGATCTTCAAATGCCCAGGATTGACGGACTGGGGCTGCTGGCCTATACCAATAAATACCATTCCAATATTCCCTGCATCGTCATGTCGGCCCATGGAACGCCTTCAATCAAACAGACACTGCATAAAGACATCCTGCAATTCATCGAAAAACCGTTCACGGCCGAGGCGCTTGCCAAAGCCATTATGGCGGCTTTGAAACGCGGTCTGCCGGAGGGATCCCTGTCCGGGATATCCATCATGAATTTTTTGCAGATGATTGAAATGGAACAGAAGACCTGCCTTTTTGAAGTGGAGACATCCGGCAACCCCAAAGGGTTCTTCTATTTTAAAGGCGGTGAACTGCATCATGCCGTTTGCGGTGATCTGAAAGGGGTGGAGGCGGCCATAAAGATGATCCAGATTGAAAATACGACCATCAATTTCAGAAAGCCCCCCGGCAGAAAAATACCGAGAGGCATTCACATGAAACTGACGGCATTGATCCTCGAGGCGGCCCGGCGCAAGGATGAGGGCTGA